In Streptomyces sclerotialus, the DNA window GGCGGCGCTGCTGCTCCTGGAGCGGCTCAGCCCGCTGGAGCGGTCGGTGTTCGTGCTGCGTGAGGTGTTCGGTTTCGGGTTCAACGAGGTGGCCGCGGCGGTGGGGCGCTCGGAGGCGGCGTGCCGGCAGTTGCTGGTACGGGCACGGCGGCACATGCAGGCCGGGCGGCCACGGTTCGAGGCGGACCGTCAGGAGCGGCAGGAGCTGGCGGCGCGGTTCTTCGAGGCACTGAAAGATGGTGACGTGGGCGGGCTGCGGAAGCTGCTGGCCGCCGACGTCCAGCTGGTTGGGGACGGCGGCGGCAAGGCCCCGCAGCTCGCCAAGGCCGTCAGCGGCACCGAGAACGTGGCCCGGCTGCTCGCCTCCGTCTTCCCCCTGCTCGCCCGGATCGACGTGACGTTCGAGCCGCACGAAATCAACGGGCAGCCCGGCGCGGTCTTCCGCGACCGGGACGGCAAGGTGCTCCACGTCCTGGCCCTCGAGGTGCTCGACGGACGGATCCGGACCATTCGCTCAGTGATCAATCCAGACAAGCTCGGCCACCTCGGGCCGGTCGCCGACGCCTGGGCCATTGACCGCGAGGTGAAGCAGGCCCGGAGGCAGGTGAAGTGACCTTGGGACCGGTGTGGACCGACTCGTTCACCGGCAGCTCATGGCAGCGACCGCGCGGCGGCCGATTCGCTCATCCGGCGAGATTGAGGTTGTGCAGGCGGGCAATGCCGCGCATCGCGTGCTGGACCGCCGTCACCGCGGAGCCTGCGATCGCGCAAGGTCTTCCAGGCCTTCATGCGGGCGAAGACGTGCTCGACGCGGACCCGGACGTGTCAATGGCTCTTGTTGTGCGCCTGCCTCCAGCCGGGGAGTTCCGCGCCCGTGCGACGGCGGTGAGGGATGACCAGCCCCGTTCCGCGGTAGCCGCCGTCGGCGATCGTCACGGTCTCGCCGACGGCGTCCTTCGCGCCGATCGGCATTTGACGAACCATCAGGTAGTCGTCGCTGCCGACAGCCGACCGGTGGTCGTGGTCGACCGGCCACTGCCGGGCAACCGTAACGACTGCCGGGCCTGGGCCGAGTCCGACTCAGCCCGGTGAACGGGGCTGTCCAAGACGGCTCCGACGCCATGATCACACCAACCACGGCCACATGAGCGAGTCTGAACCCGGGATCAATCCGGTTGCGGCGAAACCGGCGATCCCGATGAGGTACCTCCATGAGCGGTGCCAAGCGGCGAGGGCAACGGGTGGGGGCGGGTCAGGACCGCAGGAGCACTGGACCGTCGGCTCCATGGCACCGATGGGCGGTGCTCCTGGCCCTGATGCTGGCCGCCTTCACCTTCAACACCGCGGAGAACCTGCCGGTCGGCCTTCTGGAGCTCATCTCCGAGGACATGGCGGTGTCCGCGTCCGCGGTCGGTCTCCTGGTCACCGGTTACGGCGTGACGGTGGCCGTGGCGTCTCTGCCGCTTGCTCGGGCCACGCAGTCGTTGCCCCGGCGTCATGTCCTCACCGGCCTGTTGGCCGGGCTGGTCGTGTCCAGTCTGATCGCGGCGCTGTCCCCCTCTTATCCGCTGCTTCTTGGGGCGCGGCTGCTGACCGCGCTGGCGCAGGCCCTGTTCTGGGCCGTGATGGGCCCGGTGGCGGTAGGGCTGTTCGCACCCCAGGTCCGGGGGCGTGTGGTGGGGGCACTGTCCGTCGCCGGATCGCTCGCCCTCGTGCTCGGTGTGCCCGCCGGGGCCTGGCTGGGGCGGCAGAGCGCCTGGCCGGTACCGATCGCCACGCCGGCGGGCCTGGGGTCCGTCTCGCTCGTGATCATCGCCGCTCTCCTGCCGACCACACGCCCGGAGAAGTCGCGCGCCGCCTTCGGGACCGCTCCCGACGCCCGCCGGTTCGCTACCGTGCTCGTGGCCGGCGCCCTGTCCGCCACCGGGGCATTCGCGGGATTCACCTACCTCGTGAAGTTCCTGGGCGACGTGAGTGGGTTCTCCCCGAATACGGTCAACGCCCTGCTCGTGGCTTTCGGCGTCACCTGTCTGGCCGGGGTGTCCCTCACCGGGGCGCTGCTCGACCGCTTTCCGCACGCGGCCCTGGTCGCGGCCGTGGCCACGCAGGCCGGGGGACTGCTCGGCCTGTACATGGTCGGTGCCGACCCGGTGGCGGCGGTGGTGTCCCTGGTGCTGATGGGCGGCGCACTCGGACCGGTGTTCATGGCCACCCAGAACGAGATGCTGCACTGTGCGCCAGGCCGTACGGATATCGCTCTCGCGGCGAACTCCGCTTCCTACAACGCCGGTATCGCAGCCGGCGCCGCGCTCGGGGGACTGCTCCTGGCACTGGTCGGCGTACGGGCCGCCTTCCTTGCCGGCGGGCTGCTGACCACGGCGTCCTGCGTAGTACTGCTCAGCGAGCGGCGTCGCCGTAGGCCGTGGTGACATCAGACGAGTGACCGGACAGAAGCACGGGCGCCGTCGCAGTAATCGG includes these proteins:
- a CDS encoding RNA polymerase sigma-70 factor, producing the protein MNKVEEFEELRPLLFSIAYRILGSVGEAEDAVQETWLRFDGSATQVASAKAFLSATVTRISIDVLRSARVRREEYVGPWFPEPLLSDPYQDPVRSAELADSVSMAALLLLERLSPLERSVFVLREVFGFGFNEVAAAVGRSEAACRQLLVRARRHMQAGRPRFEADRQERQELAARFFEALKDGDVGGLRKLLAADVQLVGDGGGKAPQLAKAVSGTENVARLLASVFPLLARIDVTFEPHEINGQPGAVFRDRDGKVLHVLALEVLDGRIRTIRSVINPDKLGHLGPVADAWAIDREVKQARRQVK
- a CDS encoding MFS transporter, with the translated sequence MLAAFTFNTAENLPVGLLELISEDMAVSASAVGLLVTGYGVTVAVASLPLARATQSLPRRHVLTGLLAGLVVSSLIAALSPSYPLLLGARLLTALAQALFWAVMGPVAVGLFAPQVRGRVVGALSVAGSLALVLGVPAGAWLGRQSAWPVPIATPAGLGSVSLVIIAALLPTTRPEKSRAAFGTAPDARRFATVLVAGALSATGAFAGFTYLVKFLGDVSGFSPNTVNALLVAFGVTCLAGVSLTGALLDRFPHAALVAAVATQAGGLLGLYMVGADPVAAVVSLVLMGGALGPVFMATQNEMLHCAPGRTDIALAANSASYNAGIAAGAALGGLLLALVGVRAAFLAGGLLTTASCVVLLSERRRRRPW